One window of Nymphaea colorata isolate Beijing-Zhang1983 chromosome 11, ASM883128v2, whole genome shotgun sequence genomic DNA carries:
- the LOC126410501 gene encoding cysteine-rich repeat secretory protein 38-like, whose product MVRCLKRAQQFSMAREELVLLLLLAAASAQFCSADYLYFICSTSPSFTANSTYRQNLNTVLFSLTSNASKNGFTAATAGQSPDQAYGLALCRGDVSPSDCTSCTSDAAKEIVNHCPNGKSAIIWYDNCLLRYSGRDFFGVVDTAHEFYMWNSDYISDPTLLNSVLGSLMNNLTSTATADPSGRLYAAGHTKFNESQDLYGLVQCTRDLSSSQCANCLKDALSKIPTCCEGMQGGRVVEASCSVRYEIYRFFNDLGTAQPSPPNGTALPPANPPVGAPPPISKSASPESSMPQPMRYYCPTTSNFTANSTYQRNRDALLRFFSSSSNASPSG is encoded by the exons ATGGTGCGTTGCTTGAAACGTGCGCAGCAGTTTTCCATGGCGAGAGAGGAACTcgttctgcttctgcttctagCGGCGGCTTCAGCTCAGTTTTGTAGTGCTGATTATCTGTACTTCATATGTTCAACTTCTCCAAGTTTTACCGCCAACAGCACCTACCGGCAAAACCTGAACACCGtcctcttctccctcacctCCAATGCGTCTAAAAACGGCTTCACGGCTGCCACCGCCGGCCAAAGCCCCGACCAGGCGTACGGCCTCGCCCTTTGCCGCGGTGACGTCTCCCCAAGCGACTGCACGAGCTGCACGTCGGACGCAGCCAAGGAGATAGTCAACCACTGCCCTAATGGGAAGTCTGCAATCATATGGTACGACAACTGCCTCCTTCGCTACTCCGGTCGGGACTTCTTTGGAGTGGTCGATACCGCTCACGAGTTCTACATGTGGAATTCCGACTACATATCGGACCCCACTCTCTTAAATTCAGTGCTTGGATCCCTCATGAACAACCTCACTTCGACGGCCACGGCCGATCCGTCGGGCCGGCTGTACGCGGCCGGACATACTAAGTTCAATGAGTCCCAAGACTTATATGGGCTGGTGCAGTGTACAAGGGATCTCTCAAGCAGTCAATGCGCTAATTGCCTGAAGGATGCCCTTTCCAAAATCCCGACCTGCTGCGAAGGGATGCAGGGCGGTCGGGTTGTTGAGGCAAGCTGCAGCGTAAGATACGAGATATACCGTTTCTTTAATGACTTGGGGACGGCTCAACCTTCTCCCCCGAACGGCACGGCTTTGCCACCGGCGAATCCGCCCGTAGGCGCCCCTCCTCCTATCTCCAAATCTG CTTCACCAGAATCTAGCATGCCTCAACCTATGCGGTATTATTGCCCAACCACTTCCAACTTCACTGCCAATAGCACCTATCAGCGAAACCGCGACGCCCTTTTacgcttcttctcctcctcctctaaTGCATCC CCTTCTGGATAG